The segment CGGCAGCGGTCAACGTTCAAAAAGCGGAGTCATCATCCCGGTCGCTGGTGCGTCGGGCGGAGTTGGAGCGACTTCGATTGCGGTCAACATGGCCGTTTCGCTAGCTCAGAATCCTGAACGAAGCGTCGTCCTTGTCGACCTCGACCTGGCTTTGGGAGATGCCGATATCTTTCTGGATTTGATGGCGGAGTACACGCTGCTGGATGTCGCCCAGAATATCGCTCGGCTCGACCTCGCATTACTTCGAAAATCGTTGACAAAACACCAGTCGGGCGTTTATCTGTTGCCGCGCCCTGTTCAAATCGAAGACAATGCTTCGATCTCAGAAGACGATCTGCGAAAAGTTCTTGGTTTGTTGAAGGCGTCTTTCTCACACGTCATTGTGGACTTGTCCAAGTCATACAATCGCCTGGACATGGTCGCTCTCGAAGCATCGACCTACGTCATGCTTTTGACGCAGCTTGATTTGCCATGTCTGCGAAACGTTGTGCGTTTGTTGGCGTCGTTTGAACGATACGAAGGCGTTTCTGAACGCGTCAAAGTTGTCGTCAATCGCGCCGGTCTTGAGAAGAGCCAGATTAGCCTTGAGAAGGCAGAGAAGACGATCGGTGGAGAAATTTACGCACGTATCTCGAACAACTATGCCGTCATCTCGGAATGTAGAAACAACGGAATCCCATTGCTGGAACAGGCTCCCAAAGCTGCAATCACCCAGCAGATCACGGAACTCGGCGACCGGCTTTCAGGAGATTCCTCCTCATCCGTCGCCCTTGATGATGACGCGAAAGAAAAGAAAGGCTGGCTGAACTTCCTTTCGAAGTAGCCTGCCGCCACAACCTATCCCGCAACCCGAAGCCCTGCTCGCTGAGCAGGGTTTTTTTGCGCGATCGACACTTCCACTCTCGCGGTGTTTCTGTTTCAGGTTGCTCTCACGATCATGACTCTAGCTCTAGCCGCGGCTGATCCAGTCGAGGCCGATATCGAAATTGAGTGCCGAATGCGTCAACGCTCCTACACTAATTCGATCCACTCCCGTTGCCGCAATGCCGGAAATCGTGTCAAGATTCACGCCGCCGCTGGCTTCCAACAGGACGTTCGGGCAACGTTCGTCGCGAATTTTCACTGCAGTCGCCAGTTGCTCGGTCGACATGTTGTCCAACAGCACGATGTCGGGCTGTGTCGAATTGGATGCCGCGATCGCGATCTTAAACTGTTCAATCGTGTCGACTTCCAATTGAAGAATTGTATTGTCGCCATTGGGCAGTCGTGATGCGTTATCCAAAATCCACTTCCTCGACTGCGAAAGTGCTTGAGGGATCACGTCGATATCGTTTTCAACCTGAGACCGAAAGAACGCCAGATGGTTGTCTTTCAACATGACGGCATCGTACAGTCCCATGCGATGGTTCGTCCCGCCTCCGCACGCGACAGCGTACTTCTCGAGTCGTCGCCATCCGGGTGTCGTCTTGCGTGTATCCAAAACCTGAGCCTTCGTTCCCGCGACGCGGTCCACGAATGAATGGGTCAGCGTGCTGATTCCGGAAAGCCGGCACATGAAGTTCAAGCAAGTACGTTCAATCGTCAGGATGTCGTGGGCCGGGCCCTTCATCGTTGCAATGGTCTGTTTCGGCTCCACGACGTCACCGTCAGCAACAGAGACGACCAGCTCAACGCGCGGTGCAAATTTTTCAGCGACCAGTTTCGCGACCTCGACGCCGCAAACAACGCCAGACTCACGACTGACAAACGCCGCCGACGCCTTTGAATCGTGAGGCACAATTGAGTCGGTCGTGCAGTCGATGCCGGTTTCCAGATCAGACGAACCGGTGTCCTCCGTCAACGAGGACTCGATCAGCTTCAACGCATCTTCAATCGTTTCCTTCGATAGCTCAGACACAATCATCGTCTTTCAGTTTTGCCAGATAGGCGCCGATGCGACCGCGGATCAGGTCTGCAACGCTGCGAAAAACTTTCATCTTGTCTTCATCGCTACCTTCGGCGTCGTTCGGGTCTTCGAACGGCCAATGCAAGACGCGGCTCGCGCCCGGAAAAACCGGACAGGCGGTTTTTGCGTTGTCGCAAACCGTCACGACCAGGTCAAACTCCTGACCATCAAACTCGGTGATCGATTTACTGGTCAAGCCTTCGGTTGGCAGCTCGAATTCCTTCAGCAGTTCAATCGCCATCGGATGGACGTAGCCCGACGGATCGGAACCAGCAGAAAACGCTTCCCAGCGTCCTTCGCCAAGGTCGTTCCAGATCACTTCAGCCATTTGGGAGCGACAGGAATTCCCTGTGCACAGGATGAGGACTCTTTTCTTGTTCTCGGACAATGCTC is part of the Mariniblastus fucicola genome and harbors:
- a CDS encoding AAA family ATPase, yielding MSGTLRISICDPDETSRENLKKFLIGMDKVWLEADCSRYEFFREIVGETTPDVAIIAIDGDTERALSLVADISQEHPTCGVIVVSSVTDGQLILRAMRSGAREFLNSPVQLDELMGALDRVSSNGSGSGQRSKSGVIIPVAGASGGVGATSIAVNMAVSLAQNPERSVVLVDLDLALGDADIFLDLMAEYTLLDVAQNIARLDLALLRKSLTKHQSGVYLLPRPVQIEDNASISEDDLRKVLGLLKASFSHVIVDLSKSYNRLDMVALEASTYVMLLTQLDLPCLRNVVRLLASFERYEGVSERVKVVVNRAGLEKSQISLEKAEKTIGGEIYARISNNYAVISECRNNGIPLLEQAPKAAITQQITELGDRLSGDSSSSVALDDDAKEKKGWLNFLSK
- the nadC gene encoding carboxylating nicotinate-nucleotide diphosphorylase — translated: MIVSELSKETIEDALKLIESSLTEDTGSSDLETGIDCTTDSIVPHDSKASAAFVSRESGVVCGVEVAKLVAEKFAPRVELVVSVADGDVVEPKQTIATMKGPAHDILTIERTCLNFMCRLSGISTLTHSFVDRVAGTKAQVLDTRKTTPGWRRLEKYAVACGGGTNHRMGLYDAVMLKDNHLAFFRSQVENDIDVIPQALSQSRKWILDNASRLPNGDNTILQLEVDTIEQFKIAIAASNSTQPDIVLLDNMSTEQLATAVKIRDERCPNVLLEASGGVNLDTISGIAATGVDRISVGALTHSALNFDIGLDWISRG
- a CDS encoding arsenate reductase ArsC, with the translated sequence MNFVFTTTSRKRALSENKKRVLILCTGNSCRSQMAEVIWNDLGEGRWEAFSAGSDPSGYVHPMAIELLKEFELPTEGLTSKSITEFDGQEFDLVVTVCDNAKTACPVFPGASRVLHWPFEDPNDAEGSDEDKMKVFRSVADLIRGRIGAYLAKLKDDDCV